The genomic stretch GCCGCCGCTGATGTCCTCAAGCCCGGCGATCATCCTGAGCAGGGTCGACTTGCCGCAGCCGGACGGACCGACGAAGACGACGAACTCGCCGTCCTTGATGTCGATGTTGGCGCCATGGACGACCTCGAAGGCGCCGAAGCGCTTGACCACATTGCTCAGCGTAACGGTTGCCATGCTGCCTCTTATTTGACTGCGCCGGCGGCGATGCCGGCGATGAAATGGCGCTGCAGGAGGACGAAGACGATGAGCATCGGCACGGTCAGCATCACGGCCCCCGCCATGATACCGCCCCACGACACTTTGGTGAGGCCGATCAGCGTGCCGAGCGCCACCGGCGCCGTCATCGAACCGGGTTGGCTGTTGATCAAAAGCGGCCAGAGGTAGTTGTTCCAGGAGGAGAGGAACAGGATGATGGCGAGTGCGGCCAGCATCGGCCGCGCCAGCGGCAGCGCGACGAAGAGGAAGATGCGCCACTCTTTCACGCCTTCGACACGGGCGGCGTCGAACAGATCGTCCGGCATCATCGAAAAACTCTGCCGCATGAACAGCACGCCAAGCGAATTGAACAACGGCGGCACGATCAGCGCCACCCAGGTGTTGGCGAGCTGGAAGTCGCGCGCCACCATGATGAATTGCGGGATCAGCACCACCGCATAGGGCAGCGTGATGGTGCCGAAGATGATGCCGACAACCACGCCTTTGCCGAAGAACTGGTAGCGCGCCAGCGCCCAGCCAGCCATCGACGTCAACAGCACCGACAGGAAGGTGTAGGTCACCGCTACCGAGACGGAGATGCCGATGGCGCCGACGAAGTTGGTGTCGCGCTGCAGATTGTTGAAATTGTCGACGAAATTGCCGTGCGGCAAAAGCTCGATGCCGGGGCTGAAGATGCCGTTGTCGGGCATGGTCGAGAACACCACCATCATCCACAGCGGGAACAGCCAGATCAGCGCCAGCGGGGTGAGGAAAAGATGCAGCGCAATGCTGCGCCTCAGGCGGGCGGAAGAGAGCGAGCTCATTGCTTTTCCCTCGTCAGCCACAGTTGCACCAGCGTGATCGCGATCGCCAGCGCCGCCATGGTGTAGGCGACGGCCGAGGCATAGCCGAAATTGAGCGACCGGAACCCCTGGCGATAAAGTAGCAGGCCGAGCGTCTCGGTGCCGCCACCCGGCCCGCCGCGCTCGGTGATCAGGAAGGGCTCGGTGAACAATTGCATGGTGCCGATGATCGACAGCACCAGGCAGAAGACGATGACCGGCTTCAAGAGCGGCAAGGTGATGTGGAAGAACTGCTTGAGCTTGCTGACCCGGTCGAGCGTCGCCGCCTCGTAGACATCCTCGGGGATGGATTGCATGCCGGCCAGCAGGATGATGGCGTTGTAGCCGGCCCAGCGCCAGGTGACCGCGATCATGATCAGCGCCATGGCCGGCGTGACATTGGAGAACCAGTCGATCTTGGGCAGGCCGATGCTGTTCAGGAGCTTGTTGACGATGCCGAAATCGAGGCTGAACATCAGCCGGAACACCGCCGAATAGGCGACCTCGCCGACGACGACGGGAGCAAAGAAGGCGAAGCGGTAGAGCCCCCTCGCCTTCAGAAGCGGCGAATTCAAAAGCACGGCCATAACCATGGCCAGCGCGATCATCACCGGCACCTGGATGACGAGGATGAGCAGCGTATTCTTCAGCGCGTTAAAAAACGCCGGATCGCCGATCAGCCGGCCCCAGTTGAAGCCCGGCGCGAAGCGCCAGGGCACGGTGCGCGTCGCCTGGAAGGAGATCATGAACGAAGAGATGATCGGCCACACCCAGAAGACGGAAAAGATCAGGAGATAGGGCGCCAGGAAACGATAGGCCGTGGCGTTGCGGTTGCGCATCTTCCTCCTCCCTCATATCCGGTGTTTCAGACAAGCTCGCAGGCGCAGGGCCCGGGCGGCAAGAGCCGTCCCGGACCCCGTCCCTGGGAGGTTACGATTTGACCGGCAATCCGGTCGCCGCGGCAATCTGTTTTGCGGCGTCGTCGAGCGCTGCCTTGGCGTCGGGATAGCCGCCGCCCAGATATTTGGTCTGCACCGCGCGAACGATGATTTCGGCATCGCTCTGGAACTGTGTGCCGCGGCTGGGGACGACCTTGGGCAAGGTGCCCAGAATATCCTTCCACACCGCCTGGCCACCCCAGTAGGGCAGGCCTTGCGAGACGTATGGATCGTTCAGCGCCGAGACCAGCGAGGGGACGAGGCCGAACTCCTTCAGCATGGTGATCTGGCCTTCATTGGTTCCAAGCGTGTATTTCAGGTACTCGTAGGCCGCTTCCTTGTTCTGCGAGGCTGAGGTGATGGCCAGCGACGACCCGCCGAGATTGGCGGCACGCGGACCGTCTGATGTAAGGCTCGGCATCAGGTAGACGCCCCATTTGCCGTTCTCGCCTGCCGATTCGGTGCGGATGGTGCCTTCATACCAGCCGCCATAGACCTGGGTGGCGACGGTGCCCGCCGTGTTGTTGGTGATCTTGGTGCCCCAGTCGGCGGACGAGACGATGCCGGCGTCCTTCATCTCCTTGACCTTGGTCATGGCGTCGACGCATTTGGGCTCGCTGACCGTGATCGACTGGCCGTCCTCGGCGAAATAGGCGCAGCCCTGCTCGTTGGAGATCATGCGGAAGAATTCGGTGTCGCCGTTGAAATCGGCGTTGGTCATCGAGACGCCCGGATTGGCGGCCTGGATCTTCTTGCCGGCGGCGATGAAATCGTCCCAGGTCTTGATCGATGCCGGATCGACGCCGGCCTTTTCGTAGAAGTCGCGGCGATAGAAGGCGGCGACCGGGCCGGAATCCCACGGCATGGCATAGGCCTTGTCGCCGACCTCGAGTTCGGTGCGCTTGAAATCGGGGAATTTCTTCTGGTCTTCCGCCGTGTAGCCCAGCGTGTGCAGGTCGACGAAGCAGTCGGGGAACTGGCTCCAGTAATTCTCCGCCTCGCCATTCTCGATGGTGACGATGTCGGGCAGGCCGACGCCGCCGGCGGCACATCCGGCGATCGACTTGTCGTAGGTCGGCTGGTTGCCGAGATCCTGGACGGTGACCTTGATGTCGGGATGCAGCTTGTTGAAGCCGGCCACCGTTGCCTTCAGCGACGAAGCGGCGACATTCCAGCTCCAGATGGTGATTTCGCCGGACTGCGCAAAGGCCGGGGCTGAGCCCAGGGCAAGCGCGAGCGCGGCGCAGGTCAGTGTGATGCGCATTGAAATCCTCCCATTTCATTTGCTCTCTCTGCGAGCGTGGCTAGACTATGCAGCGCGGAAGGCTTGTCGCCGACAAAGGGAATACGAAATTGGCGGAAAGTAAGATGCCCGAACGGCCGTTTTACCAGCCGGGCGCCAGCAGCGTCGAAGGCCTCCCGCTGCTCCTGCAGATGTTTCACACCGCTCCGCTGGTGATGCTGAAGCCGCATTGGCATGCCCAGGTGGAGGTGAATTTCATCGTGCGCGGCAGCGTGCACTACCGCATGAACGAGCACGAAATCTCGCTTTCGGCCGGCGAGATGTGCTTCTTCTGGGGCGGTCTGCCGCACCAGATGGACGATCTCAGCGACGACGCCATCTATGCCGGCGCGCATCTGCCGTTGGTGCATTTCTTCCGGCTGCATCTGCCGGCCGACGTGCGCCACCGGCTGATGACCGGTGCGACGCTGGTGACCGGCGCCACCGACCAATCCGACAACGACAATTTCTTCCGCTGGAACAGCTATGCCCGCTCGGGCGATCCGGCCAGGGCCGAGCATGCCGTCAACGAGCTCCTGCTGCGGCTGGAGCGGGTGCGGTTCGAACCCTACCGGCTGGTTCCCGAAACCGCGGCCGGACAGGAAGCCGGCAGTGCCTTCGACCAGCAATCCTCGCGCAATGTCGGGCGTATGTGTGACTTCATCGCCGAGAATTTCCTCTACGACATCGATTGCATGAACATAGCGGCGGCGGCCGATATCCATCCCAAATACGCCATGAGCCTGTTCAAGAAATCGACCGGCATGACGCTCAACGAATATGTCAACCTGTTGCGGCTGAGCTATGCGCAGGCGCTGTTGATGCATCAGGACGCCAATGTGCTGCGCGTCGCCATGGACTCCGGCTTCGGCTCGCTCAGCGCCTTCAACAAATCCTTCCGCAAGCTGGCCGGTATGACCCCCTCCGACTTCCGCAAGGGCGTGGCCGGCGCCAGGTAGAAGCAACAGCCCCTCGCCGCTTGCAGATGATCGGAACACATTGGCCTCCCGATTGTCGGCTAAGGACGGCCCCCGGCGGTCACAGTGCGCCATGGCGGCGCCGGGACGGAGGCCAAAGTGCCGAAAGAGGCCAATCACGCCCCATTGTGGTGACGAAAGCGCCTGATGGGGCCGGCCTTTCCACAGGCTCGCTTTTCCTGCCGGAAATCGCCACCTAGGCGCTGGACAGGCAAAATTCCCGTGCTATAACCCACGCGCTTTCAAAGGGTGCCCCGCGGCGCCTTCATGAAATCCGGCTCACGCTTTTTCGTTTGCCGGAACAGGCCCAGATAGCTCAGTTGGTAGAGCAGCGGATTGAAAATCCGCGTGTCGGTGGTTCGAATCCGCCTCTGGGCACCATCCCCTCTTCTCCCGACAGTCCCTTTCGCCGAAGCTTCTACTCTCCTGTCTCGGCAACTAGCTGAAATACTTACTGATTTCGCTGCCCAAAGCGCGGATGGTCGGGTTTCGTGGAATTTCGGCGCAGTTGGTCCAACGAGGCGGGGGGCTGGTATTTTCGCTGGTATTGGAGATCCTGATGGTATCGATGCAGCCAAATGGAGGTCCCGAAAATGGCTCTTTCCGACGTAAAATGCCGTAATGCCCGACCCGCTTCCAAGCTCGTGAAATTGTCTGACGGTGGCGGGCTCCAGCTTTGGGTGCAGCCTACCGGATCTCGCCTATGGCGCCTCGCCTATCGTTTTGGCGGCAAGCAGAAGCTTCTGGCGTTGGGCAGCTATCCCCTCATCTCCCTCGCTGAGGCACGCGAGGCGCGCGATACCGCCAAACGTCTCCTCCTACGTGGCATCGACCCCGCACAGGAGCGTAAGTCGCAAAAGGCTTCGGCGGAGGACACCTTTCGCTCAATCGCGGAGGACTATGTCGACAAGCTGAAGAAGGAGGGACGTGCCGACCGGACCATCACCAAGGTCAAATGGCTGCTCGACTTTGCCTATCCAACGTTTGGGGACAAAAGCGTTCGGGAGATCGATCCGGCCACAATTCTTGCCGCTCTCCGCAGCGTGGAGGTTCGTGGTCGATACGAGTCGGCCAGGCGAATGCGCTCCACCATCGGCAGCGTGTTTCGATATGCAATCGCAACCGCACGCGCCGATGTAGATCCGACGATCGCCCTGAGGGGCGCACTCGTCGGTCCGACGGTCACGCCCCGTGCCGCGGTTACCGATCCTAAGGCCTTGGGAGGCTTGCTGAGGGCGATTAATGCATTTGACGGACAGCCTACAACCCGAGCCGCTCTGAAGCTGATGGCCCTGCTATTTCCCCGCCCCGGCGAGCTGCGCGCGGCCGGATGGGACGAGTTCGATTTCGAAAGCTCGGTGTGGAGCATCCCTGAAGGACGCATGAAGATGCGACGGCCGCACCGCGTACCTCTTTCCACGCAGGCCGTCAGCGTCCTGACCTCACTTAGAGAAATCTCTGGTGGTGGATCGCTGTTGTTTCCTAGTGTTCGATCGGGTTCGCGTCCGATTTCCGACAACACGCTTAACGCCGCCCTTCGCCGTATGGGCTATGGCAAAGAAGAAGCTACCGCGCACGGCTTTCGAGCAACGGCATCAACTCTGCTAAACGAATGCGGCAAGTGGCACCCGGACGCCGTAGAGCGGCAGCTGGCCCACATTGAGAACAACGACGTTCGGCGCGCCTATGCCCGGGCAGAGCACTGGGAAGAGCGCGTCAGGATGATGCAATGGTGGGCCGATTATCTGGATGAACTCGAGAGCAAAAACTCGCGGGTGGTCTCAATCGGGGGACGCGAGGCAAGCCTGCTGTCCATACATCCTCGCGAGGGTCTAGTTTGGAAGCCAACAGCGACGGTTCGCCAAACGACGAGACGAACCTCCAATCTCCGAAAATCACACTGAACCCCGTCGAAAACACCGAAACTGGGCGACCAATGTTGCAGGCCCGGAGGGTCATCGTTTTCCACAGGAAATCAATTGGCCACACATTTCCTTCGTATTCTCTCGTATGGTCTGGCGAACCTAAGGACCAGGAGGAGGACTAGTATTCCCTCCGCGGTGTCTCGTCGTCCACAAGAAGGGTCGATTAACCCGTGACGAACGTGGCTGGTTTGGGGCCGTGTCCAGACGGTCCGGTTGCGGCAAACTCGCGGCAGTAAGCTGCCATTCCGCAGCCGACGCCATTGCGGTCATTTGCTCTTCTTCGGAACAACGACCGGGCCTAAAGTTGCCCCTTACATTGGGATTTGAGAAGTCGAAGGGTGTGAGAGCTGATGTGCCTACCTTGGCGCTGATCCTCGTGACCCGTCCTGACAATGGACAAGATTGCAGTCTTACAAATTTTTCTACAATCAGTCGTACCGAAAAACTATTGGATGCACTATTGGGAGATGCACTGCTAATGAGGATCATTTTTGCCTGCGACGAGTCAGGTGCGAAGGGGTACGCGGATCGCGACGAGGCATTCGACGGTGAAGTTGGCCTCTTCGCAGGTGTCATGGTGCCCGAAAGCCATCTTGCAGCGGTAGAGGCCGACCTGCAAATCGTCGTGCAGAGGTATCAGACTGACGCTCAGAAGCTGCATATCGCCGACTTACCGCCTGACCGACAGGGAGCTCTGCGCGATGACATCTATGCGGTCATTCGCAAACATCAACTTCCTTGCTTTTGGTACGCCATCCACGTCGCCGGCTTTCATGCCTGGCACCTCAGCCAGATCGAGGCACGCAAGCAGGCGAAGGCCCTGCCCGCCGCCGCTTCAAGCCAACCTCCGCGCTATAAGGGAGGCAGTCCAAGAGAAACCCCGGATTCGTTGCACGTCGCGATTTTTGACGGTCTCTACGCCCATCTTGTTGCCTTCCTCGAGGAGCGCGGCTGCAAGGATGTCGAGATCGAGGTGCGGACCGACCGTGTGGACAATCCTATTGTTAAGGATTTCATCGCGGTCGCCGAAAGACTATTGGGCGACATGACTTTCACTAGGACGTCCCGCCGCTTCGATACGGTTACCAAGACGTTGGTCGATAGGCAAATCCGCATCTGTACAGTTCTCCCTCCCGAGTTGCAGATTGAGCTGCAGGTGAGGAGCCTCGAGATCAACGCTGTCGATCACGACAGTGACGGTCTGGTGCTGGCTGCAGACGTGCTGGCAAACAGTCTCGCCTACCTTTTCAAACAGCGCATCGGCACCGAGAAGTACACTAGGCTGAACTGGCCCGATGCCGTGACCGGCCACCCCTTGGAGGAAAATCTACTGACCTTCAACAACTGGGGCGACGGCGACCTCGTCGGGGACGTTCTCTACCGGCATCCTAAGGCGGTTGCTGGCTAGACCTGCCACGGCGCGGGGGACCGCTACTGGCGCGCAGCAGTCGCTAATGCCTCTACATAGGACTCACCCCAGTCCGGCCGTAGGCGTCCGGCCGCCTTGCTGCACATTGGGAAATGGACGCTTCGAGCTTCCCGAGCGCTCCGATCGAAACTGAAGGATCTCAAACTGTATCAGCCGGCAGCGCCGTGAGGCTCGCGAACTTGCATCTCCACTTGCAAGCCGGCGGCAGCAGCCATGTTGACCAGTGCGTCGAGGCCGAACAGGTCGACTTTGCCGCGGGTAAGGTCTGAGATCCGCGGCTGGGTCACCCCAAAGACTTTGGCCGCTTGAGACTGACTTAAATGCGTGCGGGAAATATGCTCTTTGAGCGCCGTCATGAGCACCGCGCGTAACTTTGCGCTCTCGCTCTGTTGCGGGCTCGGCTCGGCAGGTGCCGCCGGCTCCAGATCCTTCACCGGGCCTGCAGACGATTCGCTATTCGCACCGATGTCCAGCAAGAATTGCTCGTTGGCGATACTGGCGATTTTCGCGGTGAGGCCGATCTTCTCTTCCGCCTTTGCGCGAGCATGATCCGACATGAAGGCGAGAAGGCGCTCCAAGCCACCCTTGTCCGATACGGTTACAAAATCCTTGTTCTTGTTCACGAAGACCACGGACTTCTTCTTTTCTCGAAGAAGCTCGATGACATTGCTTAGTGTGCCGGTGCTTTTGCAATCCCAGACCATGAGGCCATAGTCGCTGTTGCGCGCCATCTCCAGGTCTTTGGCGGTAAAATAGGCGCGCGTGCCAGCCTTCGCCTTCGAGACGACCCTGTGGACCGGCCATTCTGCGACATTGTTCCGGGGCGAATCGCCGGTGCAATACACAGTCACCTTTCTGGCTTGGTACTGCTGGAGGCATTCTTGAATTGAGGTATCGGCACCATCGGCATCTCCGACCACGACGTCGAAGTCTGAAGATACGATCTTGTTGATCCTATCCGCCACCTTCTCATGCAGGCGACTGATGGAGATTGATCCGGCGATGAAGACAGTGGTCATGGCATTACTTCCATGTGATCGAAGCGGCGTAGATATGGTTGATTTTCTTGTACGTGCGCAGCGTTTTGCAGACGGCGTCCATCGTGGCGCCCGTGTCGAAAAGGTCATCAAGGACAAGCGCGTTCCAACACCCTTCGTTGGTGATGGACGGGTTGATGCTGAACCGTCCCTCCAATGCGGCGTCCTTAGCCTCGCGGCCATGCAGATTCTTGAGCTGCGGGCTACCTTCCGGCGCTGGCGCCTTGACGATGATATCATCGAACACCGGCGTTTTCGTCAGTTTGCCGAGTTCGTTGGCGATCTCATTGACCGGCTGGCGCGCGCGCACCGTGGAGGCCGGCATCGGGATAATAAGGCCAATCTTGCCGAACAAAGGCAGCAAGGATTGCTGCACTTGCGCTGCGAGCGCTTGCACCTGATTCCAATCGGCTCGATATTTAAGCTGGTATAACGCCTCGCCGGGCTCTGAGCGCGTCGTGTCAAATCGAGGGTGGCCGTATTCGTCGTCGCCCAGGTAGACGCTCGACAGCGTATGCTTGTGCAGCGCGTAACCGAGATCCCAACTGCCTTCGAGCTTTCGAACCTGAACCTTCATGATGATGAGTATTCCTTGCAGGCCCTGGGAACGCCAACTGCGCGCCCACCTTATATATACAAAATATTGTATGAGACGCAATGGCCCCGGGGCGGCTCGTCAATGGCATCCGGAGCTCACGGCGCCAGCGTAGTCACGTCGGGGATTGACCAATTGCGTAAGGTTGCATAATGTTGCCGTATGTCACAGAATGATGCCCCCGATTTCCTGACCCTTGCCGAGGCCGCAGAGTATGTTGGCGTCTCGAAGGACACGCTTCGACGGTGGGATGCCTCGGGCAAGCTCAAGCCCGTGCGCCGTCCAGGGAGCGGCTATCGCTTCTATCGCCGGCCTGACCTTGAGCCCTTCCGCCTCGAGTACCGGCGCGCCGAACAGGCCGCCAACGAGCCGGACCATATGTTTCAGACCCTGACCGCAGATATTGAAGCGAACCCCAAGATACGCGAGCCGCAACAGGGCGCGCACCGGGCAGTGCGGACCCACTTCGAAGCCTCGAACGAGCCGGTGATCCTGCAGATACCCGTCGGATGCGGAAAGACTGGCGTCATCGCGACATTGCCCTTCGGCGTCGCCAAAGGGCGCGCGCTCGTCATCACACCGAACCTGACGATACGGTCGGGTGTCGCGGAGTCGCTCGACATCAGCAACCCGAAGAATTTCTGGCGGCGGACAGGGGCGCTCCACGATTTTTCCGCGGGGCCATTCCGCGCTGTTTTGGATGGCGTTGATGCCAATCTCCACGACTGCAACGCAAGCCAGTTCGTCGTGACCAACATCCACCAGTTGGCCAGCTCGGCCGATCGTTGGCTCCCGCAGTTTCCGCCGAACTATTTCGACATGATTATGATCGACGAGGGCCACCACAACGTGGCGCCGAGTTGGGCGAAGGTCTTCGACCGCTTTCCGAACGCCAAGGTCGTCAGCCTGACGGCGACGCCGTTCAGGGGTGACGGAACGCGGCCGGTCGGCAAGGTGATCTATCGCTACCCGTTCACTCGGGCGATGGTGAAGGGGTACATCAAGCAGATTCACTCTCGGAACGTCGCGCCGTCAGAGCTGTCCTTCACCTACCGTGACGACATGAAGCGGCACACACTGGAAGAGGTGTTGGCCTTGCGAGAACATGCCTGGTTCCGGCGAGGTGTCGCGTTGGCGCCCGAGTGCAATCGTCACATCGTTGATGCCAGCATCAAATATCTCCAGGAGCTGCGAGAGCGCAGCGGTGTCCGTCACCAGATCATCGCCGTTGCCTGTTCCGTCGACCATGCCCGCCAAGTGCGAGGGCTGTACGAAGAGCGGGGCCTGAAGGCGGCCGAAATCTATGGTGAGATGGATCGTGAAAAGCAGGACGTCGTTCTTGCCGATCTGCGCAGCGGCAAGCTCGATTGTATCGTGCAGGTGCAGATGCTCGGGGAGGGCTTCGATCATCCGCCTCTGAGTGTCGCGGCCATCTTCCGGCCGTACGCGAGCTTGTCGCCTTACATCCAATTCGTCGGGCGCGTGATGCGCGTCGTCCACGAGGCGAAGCCGGACCACCCGGACAACCACGCATTCGTGGTCTCCCATGTGGGCTTGAACACCGACGCCCATTGGGACGATTTCCGGGAGCTCGACTTCGACGATCAGGCGATGGTCAAAAAGTGGCTGGAGGCCGGTGACGAGAATGGCGATGGCGACGGCTCAGGAGAGCCCCGTCGCTTCGATATCGGTATGCTGGTCGATAACGAGATCGTCGGCTCATTCATCAATCGGTCGTTCCTTGATCCCGAAGACGATCGCGTCCTCGAAGAAATGCTGGATCATGAGATCGGCGCAGGCCTCCGCCTGCGCGACGTCATCGCGAAGGACAAGCTCCGGGAGACGCTGCGCCGAAAGCAAGCGGAGCTGTCCCAGGTCAGCAGTTCCGGTGACCTTCCGGTGCAGCCGCAGGCGCGGCGGGTCGGCGCGCGCAAGCGGCTTTCCGAACGCACAGGCTCCGTGGTCGCCCGCATTCTCAAGGACCTGAAGCTCTCGCCCGCCGGGCGCGAGGTCGGCCAGCGAGACAAGACCGTCGCGGGGCGTGACAACCGGGCCGCCGTTACATCGCTGCTGAACAAGGCGATCAACGAACATCTCGGGATCAAGTCCGGGAGCCGCAAGGCACCCGACGCGGGCGACAATGAGGACGCTTTGGCTGCGCTCGATATGCTGGGAGACAACGTGCGCGACGCCCTGAAAGGGAAGAACGATGGCTAAAGTCAGGGACATTCTAATCGACGTGAGGATCGAGCAGGCGCAGCGCCAGCGCAAATGTCGAAGGAACAGCTCCCACGTCATCCCGAAGGGCGAGTGGTGTCTCGTTGTTCGAACCAACGCGACCAACGATGACTACAGCTACAGCCGAGACGCTGCGAAACCCATGCTCGATGCGGCTTGGGCGAAGCTCAGGACCATCTACGAAGGACTCGGAATGTCACCGCCTGATGGCTAAAGGACGGGGGAATGAGCGACGGATACAACTTTCAGCAACTCAAGGCCGCGATTTTAGCGCTGAGCCGGGCCACTGATTGGGAAGTGGCCAAAAAGGAGTGGCGCCTCGTCGAGATTTCCGAAGCCGACGAGCCCGAGACCTGTCTGTGCGGCCATTTCCCAATCATCGAGTTGTGCACCATCTCCAATGCTACGACCCGAAAATCGGTGG from Mesorhizobium sp. 113-3-3 encodes the following:
- a CDS encoding carbohydrate ABC transporter permease, encoding MSSLSSARLRRSIALHLFLTPLALIWLFPLWMMVVFSTMPDNGIFSPGIELLPHGNFVDNFNNLQRDTNFVGAIGISVSVAVTYTFLSVLLTSMAGWALARYQFFGKGVVVGIIFGTITLPYAVVLIPQFIMVARDFQLANTWVALIVPPLFNSLGVLFMRQSFSMMPDDLFDAARVEGVKEWRIFLFVALPLARPMLAALAIILFLSSWNNYLWPLLINSQPGSMTAPVALGTLIGLTKVSWGGIMAGAVMLTVPMLIVFVLLQRHFIAGIAAGAVK
- a CDS encoding carbohydrate ABC transporter permease; the protein is MRNRNATAYRFLAPYLLIFSVFWVWPIISSFMISFQATRTVPWRFAPGFNWGRLIGDPAFFNALKNTLLILVIQVPVMIALAMVMAVLLNSPLLKARGLYRFAFFAPVVVGEVAYSAVFRLMFSLDFGIVNKLLNSIGLPKIDWFSNVTPAMALIMIAVTWRWAGYNAIILLAGMQSIPEDVYEAATLDRVSKLKQFFHITLPLLKPVIVFCLVLSIIGTMQLFTEPFLITERGGPGGGTETLGLLLYRQGFRSLNFGYASAVAYTMAALAIAITLVQLWLTREKQ
- a CDS encoding ABC transporter substrate-binding protein, with the translated sequence MRITLTCAALALALGSAPAFAQSGEITIWSWNVAASSLKATVAGFNKLHPDIKVTVQDLGNQPTYDKSIAGCAAGGVGLPDIVTIENGEAENYWSQFPDCFVDLHTLGYTAEDQKKFPDFKRTELEVGDKAYAMPWDSGPVAAFYRRDFYEKAGVDPASIKTWDDFIAAGKKIQAANPGVSMTNADFNGDTEFFRMISNEQGCAYFAEDGQSITVSEPKCVDAMTKVKEMKDAGIVSSADWGTKITNNTAGTVATQVYGGWYEGTIRTESAGENGKWGVYLMPSLTSDGPRAANLGGSSLAITSASQNKEAAYEYLKYTLGTNEGQITMLKEFGLVPSLVSALNDPYVSQGLPYWGGQAVWKDILGTLPKVVPSRGTQFQSDAEIIVRAVQTKYLGGGYPDAKAALDDAAKQIAAATGLPVKS
- a CDS encoding helix-turn-helix domain-containing protein; protein product: MPERPFYQPGASSVEGLPLLLQMFHTAPLVMLKPHWHAQVEVNFIVRGSVHYRMNEHEISLSAGEMCFFWGGLPHQMDDLSDDAIYAGAHLPLVHFFRLHLPADVRHRLMTGATLVTGATDQSDNDNFFRWNSYARSGDPARAEHAVNELLLRLERVRFEPYRLVPETAAGQEAGSAFDQQSSRNVGRMCDFIAENFLYDIDCMNIAAAADIHPKYAMSLFKKSTGMTLNEYVNLLRLSYAQALLMHQDANVLRVAMDSGFGSLSAFNKSFRKLAGMTPSDFRKGVAGAR
- a CDS encoding tyrosine-type recombinase/integrase → MALSDVKCRNARPASKLVKLSDGGGLQLWVQPTGSRLWRLAYRFGGKQKLLALGSYPLISLAEAREARDTAKRLLLRGIDPAQERKSQKASAEDTFRSIAEDYVDKLKKEGRADRTITKVKWLLDFAYPTFGDKSVREIDPATILAALRSVEVRGRYESARRMRSTIGSVFRYAIATARADVDPTIALRGALVGPTVTPRAAVTDPKALGGLLRAINAFDGQPTTRAALKLMALLFPRPGELRAAGWDEFDFESSVWSIPEGRMKMRRPHRVPLSTQAVSVLTSLREISGGGSLLFPSVRSGSRPISDNTLNAALRRMGYGKEEATAHGFRATASTLLNECGKWHPDAVERQLAHIENNDVRRAYARAEHWEERVRMMQWWADYLDELESKNSRVVSIGGREASLLSIHPREGLVWKPTATVRQTTRRTSNLRKSH
- a CDS encoding helix-turn-helix domain-containing protein produces the protein MTTVFIAGSISISRLHEKVADRINKIVSSDFDVVVGDADGADTSIQECLQQYQARKVTVYCTGDSPRNNVAEWPVHRVVSKAKAGTRAYFTAKDLEMARNSDYGLMVWDCKSTGTLSNVIELLREKKKSVVFVNKNKDFVTVSDKGGLERLLAFMSDHARAKAEEKIGLTAKIASIANEQFLLDIGANSESSAGPVKDLEPAAPAEPSPQQSESAKLRAVLMTALKEHISRTHLSQSQAAKVFGVTQPRISDLTRGKVDLFGLDALVNMAAAAGLQVEMQVREPHGAAG
- a CDS encoding ComF family protein, whose protein sequence is MKVQVRKLEGSWDLGYALHKHTLSSVYLGDDEYGHPRFDTTRSEPGEALYQLKYRADWNQVQALAAQVQQSLLPLFGKIGLIIPMPASTVRARQPVNEIANELGKLTKTPVFDDIIVKAPAPEGSPQLKNLHGREAKDAALEGRFSINPSITNEGCWNALVLDDLFDTGATMDAVCKTLRTYKKINHIYAASITWK
- a CDS encoding DEAD/DEAH box helicase, with protein sequence MSQNDAPDFLTLAEAAEYVGVSKDTLRRWDASGKLKPVRRPGSGYRFYRRPDLEPFRLEYRRAEQAANEPDHMFQTLTADIEANPKIREPQQGAHRAVRTHFEASNEPVILQIPVGCGKTGVIATLPFGVAKGRALVITPNLTIRSGVAESLDISNPKNFWRRTGALHDFSAGPFRAVLDGVDANLHDCNASQFVVTNIHQLASSADRWLPQFPPNYFDMIMIDEGHHNVAPSWAKVFDRFPNAKVVSLTATPFRGDGTRPVGKVIYRYPFTRAMVKGYIKQIHSRNVAPSELSFTYRDDMKRHTLEEVLALREHAWFRRGVALAPECNRHIVDASIKYLQELRERSGVRHQIIAVACSVDHARQVRGLYEERGLKAAEIYGEMDREKQDVVLADLRSGKLDCIVQVQMLGEGFDHPPLSVAAIFRPYASLSPYIQFVGRVMRVVHEAKPDHPDNHAFVVSHVGLNTDAHWDDFRELDFDDQAMVKKWLEAGDENGDGDGSGEPRRFDIGMLVDNEIVGSFINRSFLDPEDDRVLEEMLDHEIGAGLRLRDVIAKDKLRETLRRKQAELSQVSSSGDLPVQPQARRVGARKRLSERTGSVVARILKDLKLSPAGREVGQRDKTVAGRDNRAAVTSLLNKAINEHLGIKSGSRKAPDAGDNEDALAALDMLGDNVRDALKGKNDG